A region from the Vicia villosa cultivar HV-30 ecotype Madison, WI linkage group LG3, Vvil1.0, whole genome shotgun sequence genome encodes:
- the LOC131660542 gene encoding uncharacterized protein At2g24330-like gives MTDDKAVEEVEKKEKSPTAAAGNEKKKGKGFFSRIWTGFFRFFRLHGDDFEKRLQHISKEEASIIAKVARRSRSRRRVSRNLIVFSIIFEVIAVGYAIMTTRSVGIDWKMRAIRVLPMFLLPALSTAAYSAFISFTRMCDQRDQNVLEKLRAERQAKIDELKEKTNYYSTQQLIQRYDPDPAAKAAAATVLASKLGADSGLQWYMGEDSNRSGASTGKSNDVELVQSSGLRNRKQAQTRSTGTGTTSPNFADQQLVGSGSGGFDQTPGSEYNQHVVVEHQPQSSNPQDAGWIARIAALLVGEDPTQSYALICGNCHMHNGLARKEDFPFITYYCPHCQALNKPKQLDGVSGLPSPNSRSVQMEERILALPSPNADGSVQLDGHISGLPSPNAGSVQLDEHASGLPSPQTGDSDAVLNASASATESTITGNSPVNGSPEIEEVSERTSLEEKTD, from the exons ATGACGGATGACAAAGCAGTTGAGGAAgttgaaaagaaagagaaaagtcCTACTGCTGCTGCTgggaatgaaaagaaaaagggaaaaggaTTCTTTTCTCGAATTTGGACTGGATTCTTTAGGTTTTTTAGGTTACACGGCGATGATTTTGAGAAACGCCTTCAGCATATTTCTAAAGAGGAAGCTTCTATTATTGCTAAAGTCGCCAGGAGATCGCGATCAAGGAGGCGCGTGTCCCGCAATCTCATTGTATTTTCTATTATATTTGAG GTCATTGCTGTAGGTTATGCTATTATGACAACACGATCTGTGGGTATCGATTGGAAAATGAGGGCAATCCGGGTTTTACCAATGTTTCTTTTGCCTGCACTATCAACTGCTGCTTATTCAGCATTTATCAGCTTCACAAGAATGT GTGATCAAAGGGACCAAAATGTTCTTGAAAAGCTTCGAGCTGAAAGGCAAGCAAAAATTGACGAGCTCAAAGAAAAAACAAACTATTACTCCACACAACAGCTTATTCAG AGATATGATCCAGACCCAGCCGCAAAGGCAGCTGCTGCAACTGTTTTGGCGTCTAAATTGGGTGCAGATTCTGGTTTGCAATGGTACATGGGTGAGGACTCCAATCGCAGCGGTGCTTCAACAGGGAAAAGCAATGATGTTGAACTTGTGCAGTCCTCTGGACTTCGAAATCGGAAACAAGCTCAAACTAGATCCACTGGTACAGGGACAACCTCACCAAATTTTGCTGATCAACAATTagtaggttcaggttcaggtggattCGATCAAACCCCGGGGTCTGAGTATAATCAACATGTTGTTGTTGAACATCAACCTCAAAGTTCAAACCCACAAGATGCAGGATGGATTGCAAGAATTGCAGCGTTGCTTGTGGGTGAGGATCCAACTCAATCTTATGCTCTCATATGCGGCAACTGCCACATGCATAACG GTCTTGCTCGAAAGGAGGATTTCCCATTTATCACTTATTACTGCCCGCATTGCCAAGCGCTGAACAAACCAAAGCAATTGGACGGTGTCTCCGGCCTTCCTTCCCCTAATTCGAGGTCTGTGCAAATGGAAGAACGTATATTGGCTCTTCCTTCCCCTAATGCGGACGGTTCTGTGCAATTGGACGGACATATCTCTGGCCTTCCTTCCCCTAATGCGGGGTCTGTGCAATTGGATGAACACGCCTCGGGCCTTCCTTCTCCCCAAACAGGCGACAGTGACGCAGTTTTAAATGCTAGTGCTTCTGCTACAGAGAGCACAATCACAGGCAATAGTCCCGTAAACGGCAGCCCTGAGATTGAGGAAGTATCAGAAAGGACAAGTTTAGAGGAGAAAACTGATTGA